Proteins encoded within one genomic window of Trichoderma asperellum chromosome 2, complete sequence:
- a CDS encoding uncharacterized protein (EggNog:ENOG41) — protein MVSGSARTQACQGCREQKIRCVLTQFGQNSKCLRCQRMSLQCVKLPPTKRNRKTKASLQRELDILKEHLMQREVLNLSPNQSSASMYNVLQPQEVDLSVKQRQSSLTPTDGQEFTNDLLAMPNTLGSQTIPSMQTSTLPRSVDGREYDATCIDECFKLYFSHYHPNIPIIDPQTAPNQCYDQSSFLFWVIVTTGARLYSQDPVMIEVLGPVVKKMGFEFLASSLAPIHTLQGILILCSWAPPLKLMRENIAYVASGAALHLAVKLGLHCPDAGQESALGGTVLNPKQLSLRARLWSFTCIICQATSESLGLPPSVGTDFAKAGRKGSCRLSVELQFYHDLADLQGRAMTALVRQASLGSDPFYLSRPPETDPLRDLIKTYDLELENFGIGRSFRERRLLHLQYCRLHVNAFLFLTILGNQAIDHPSFVNLYNLAALVINSTTSIYKCSASRTDYASMTMILAACIILKISRSHLADHVDVDRGRKAYFTAIAAFRDPTLRHIGISSRAAMVLMQLWGCQRLISRIEGDVDGLKLGVQSRSSMSIVFDCFLWWKEQLQGENDSCAHSAKELQEVSSTEDLFACEDLSFFSFPMNIGQDFGGSIEFNQENAVLECPNMVPSIYEASRFNVPLNYH, from the exons TTACAGCGTGAGCTGGACATCTTGAAAGAGCATCTTATGCAGCGCGAGGTGCTTAATTTGTCACCGAATCAGTCATCCGCATCAATGTACAACGTACTACAGCCCCAGGAGGTTGATCTAAGCGTGAAACAACGACAGTCCTCCCTGACACCTACTGATGGCCAAGAGTTCACGAACGACTTGCTGGCAATGCCCAACACCCTTGGTTCCCAAACAATCCCATCAATGCAGACATCTACACTGCCACGCAGTGTAGACGGTCGCGAGTATGACGCAACGTGCATAGATGAGTGTTTCAAGCT ATATTTCTCCCATTATCATCCCAACATACCGATTATAGACCCCCAGACGGCTCCGAATCAATGCTACGACCAATCTTCATTTCTATTTTGGGTCATTGTCACCACGGGAGCCCGCCTCTATTCACAAGATCCAGTCATGATCGAGGTTCTAGGGCCTGTTGTTAAGAAAATGGGGTTCGAGTTCCTGGCTTCATCGTTAGCGCCTATCCACACACTGCAAGGCATCCTTATCCTCTGTTCTTGGGCTCCGCCGCTTAAACTTATGAGAGAAAACATTGCATACGTTGCTTCCGGTGCCGCTCTCCATCTAGCTGTGAAGCTTGGCTTGCATTGCCCAGATGCGGGTCAAGAGTCCGCATTAGGTGGAACAGTTTTGAATCCAAAGCAATTATCCTTGCGCGCCCGTTTATGGTCATTTACCTGTATTATATGTCAAGC GACCAGTGAATCTCTTGGCTTGCCGCCCTCTGTAGGAACAGATTTTGCCAAAGCTGGCAGAAAGGGAAGCTGTCGACTGTCAGTAGAGCTCCAATTCTATCACGACTTGGCAGATCTTCAAGGTCGGGCTATGACAGCCCTAGTGCGGCAGGCTTCCTTAGGATCTGATCCATTTTACCTCTCAAGGCCGCCAGAAACTGACCCTCTACGCGACTTGATCAAAACATACgacttggagctggagaactTTGGCATTGGACGCAGCTTTCGCGAACGTA GGTTGCTTCATTTACAATATTGTCGGTTGCATGTCAATGCCTTTCTATTTCTCACTATACTCGGCAATCAAGCTATCGATCATCCTAGCTTCGTTAACCTTTATAACTTAGCCGCGCTAGTTATCAATAGCACCACGTCGATTTACAAGTGCAGCGCGTCCCGCACAGACTACGCTTCTATGACGATGATCCTCGCCGCATGCATCATTCTCAAGATCTCACGAAGCCACTTGGCTGACCATGTTGACGTTGATCGAGGCCGAAAGGCGTACTTTACAGCTATTGCGGCCTTTCGCGACCCAACCCTACGACATATTGGCATTAGTTCTCGCGCTGCTATGGTACTCATGCAGCTGTGGGGTTGTCAACGATTGATTTCGCGTATAGAAGGCGACGTTGATGGACTGAAGTTGGGCGTTCAATCGCGTTCGTCAATGAGCATAGTATTTGATTGCTTCTTGTGGTGGAAAGAGCAATTACAAGGGGAAAATGATTCTTGTGCTCATTCTGCCAAAGAGTTACAGGAAGTCTCTTCAACAGAAG ATTTGTTTGCATGCGAAGacctttcctttttcagcTTCCCTATGAATATCGGTCAAGATTTCGGGGGCTCGATCGAGTTCAATCAAGAAAATGCAGTCCTGGAATGCCCAAATATGGTACCCTCAATTTACGAAGCTAGCCGATTCAATGTTCCCCTGAATTATCATTGA
- a CDS encoding uncharacterized protein (EggNog:ENOG41) — MSLQCVKLPPTKRNRKTKASLQRELDILKEHLMQREVLNLSPNQSSASMYNVLQPQEVDLSVKQRQSSLTPTDGQEFTNDLLAMPNTLGSQTIPSMQTSTLPRSVDGREYDATCIDECFKLYFSHYHPNIPIIDPQTAPNQCYDQSSFLFWVIVTTGARLYSQDPVMIEVLGPVVKKMGFEFLASSLAPIHTLQGILILCSWAPPLKLMRENIAYVASGAALHLAVKLGLHCPDAGQESALGGTVLNPKQLSLRARLWSFTCIICQATSESLGLPPSVGTDFAKAGRKGSCRLSVELQFYHDLADLQGRAMTALVRQASLGSDPFYLSRPPETDPLRDLIKTYDLELENFGIGRSFRERRLLHLQYCRLHVNAFLFLTILGNQAIDHPSFVNLYNLAALVINSTTSIYKCSASRTDYASMTMILAACIILKISRSHLADHVDVDRGRKAYFTAIAAFRDPTLRHIGISSRAAMVLMQLWGCQRLISRIEGDVDGLKLGVQSRSSMSIVFDCFLWWKEQLQGENDSCAHSAKELQEVSSTEDLFACEDLSFFSFPMNIGQDFGGSIEFNQENAVLECPNMVPSIYEASRFNVPLNYH, encoded by the exons TTACAGCGTGAGCTGGACATCTTGAAAGAGCATCTTATGCAGCGCGAGGTGCTTAATTTGTCACCGAATCAGTCATCCGCATCAATGTACAACGTACTACAGCCCCAGGAGGTTGATCTAAGCGTGAAACAACGACAGTCCTCCCTGACACCTACTGATGGCCAAGAGTTCACGAACGACTTGCTGGCAATGCCCAACACCCTTGGTTCCCAAACAATCCCATCAATGCAGACATCTACACTGCCACGCAGTGTAGACGGTCGCGAGTATGACGCAACGTGCATAGATGAGTGTTTCAAGCT ATATTTCTCCCATTATCATCCCAACATACCGATTATAGACCCCCAGACGGCTCCGAATCAATGCTACGACCAATCTTCATTTCTATTTTGGGTCATTGTCACCACGGGAGCCCGCCTCTATTCACAAGATCCAGTCATGATCGAGGTTCTAGGGCCTGTTGTTAAGAAAATGGGGTTCGAGTTCCTGGCTTCATCGTTAGCGCCTATCCACACACTGCAAGGCATCCTTATCCTCTGTTCTTGGGCTCCGCCGCTTAAACTTATGAGAGAAAACATTGCATACGTTGCTTCCGGTGCCGCTCTCCATCTAGCTGTGAAGCTTGGCTTGCATTGCCCAGATGCGGGTCAAGAGTCCGCATTAGGTGGAACAGTTTTGAATCCAAAGCAATTATCCTTGCGCGCCCGTTTATGGTCATTTACCTGTATTATATGTCAAGC GACCAGTGAATCTCTTGGCTTGCCGCCCTCTGTAGGAACAGATTTTGCCAAAGCTGGCAGAAAGGGAAGCTGTCGACTGTCAGTAGAGCTCCAATTCTATCACGACTTGGCAGATCTTCAAGGTCGGGCTATGACAGCCCTAGTGCGGCAGGCTTCCTTAGGATCTGATCCATTTTACCTCTCAAGGCCGCCAGAAACTGACCCTCTACGCGACTTGATCAAAACATACgacttggagctggagaactTTGGCATTGGACGCAGCTTTCGCGAACGTA GGTTGCTTCATTTACAATATTGTCGGTTGCATGTCAATGCCTTTCTATTTCTCACTATACTCGGCAATCAAGCTATCGATCATCCTAGCTTCGTTAACCTTTATAACTTAGCCGCGCTAGTTATCAATAGCACCACGTCGATTTACAAGTGCAGCGCGTCCCGCACAGACTACGCTTCTATGACGATGATCCTCGCCGCATGCATCATTCTCAAGATCTCACGAAGCCACTTGGCTGACCATGTTGACGTTGATCGAGGCCGAAAGGCGTACTTTACAGCTATTGCGGCCTTTCGCGACCCAACCCTACGACATATTGGCATTAGTTCTCGCGCTGCTATGGTACTCATGCAGCTGTGGGGTTGTCAACGATTGATTTCGCGTATAGAAGGCGACGTTGATGGACTGAAGTTGGGCGTTCAATCGCGTTCGTCAATGAGCATAGTATTTGATTGCTTCTTGTGGTGGAAAGAGCAATTACAAGGGGAAAATGATTCTTGTGCTCATTCTGCCAAAGAGTTACAGGAAGTCTCTTCAACAGAAG ATTTGTTTGCATGCGAAGacctttcctttttcagcTTCCCTATGAATATCGGTCAAGATTTCGGGGGCTCGATCGAGTTCAATCAAGAAAATGCAGTCCTGGAATGCCCAAATATGGTACCCTCAATTTACGAAGCTAGCCGATTCAATGTTCCCCTGAATTATCATTGA